In Arachis stenosperma cultivar V10309 chromosome 1, arast.V10309.gnm1.PFL2, whole genome shotgun sequence, one DNA window encodes the following:
- the LOC130975055 gene encoding glycine-rich cell wall structural protein-like, translating into MMITPKFVITVVFMVVSTLGVCGAARTVFTDDHGHHGVAATHPSRNGHRQKDRGGGNGGHQDVYNDRVGKGAGGGSGGFGGDSGGESGTGSGYAGDDGNGGYGGYGGSGGDGGGGAEGGFGGDDGHGRYGGNGGYNNGDGGNGGGFTGDGGYGSIGGKGKDGEGSGNGIN; encoded by the coding sequence ATGATGATAACCCCAAAGTTTGTGATCACCGTTGTTTTCATGGTAGTTTCGACTTTAGGAGTATGTGGTGCCGCCAGAACAGTCTTCACCGATGACCATGGCCATCATGGTGTTGCTGCTACACATCCATCGAGAAACGGCCATAGACAGAAAGATCGCGGCGGAGGTAATGGAGGACATCAAGATGTGTATAATGACAGGGTTGGAAAAGGTGCAGGTGGTGGCTCTGGTGGGTTTGGCGGAGACAGCGGTGGAGAATCTGGAACCGGGTCTGGGTATGCTGGTGATGATGGAAACGGCGGGTACGGTGGATATGGTGGGAGTGGTGGAGACGGGGGAGGTGGAGCCGAGGGTGGGTTTGGTGGTGATGATGGACACGGCAGGTACGGTGGAAATGGTGGATATAATAATGGAGATGGTGGGAATGGTGGTGGGTTTACTGGAGATGGTGGATATGGTAGCATAGGTGGAAAAGGAAAAGATGGTGAAGGCAGCGGAAATGGAATAAATTAA